The following coding sequences are from one Pocillopora verrucosa isolate sample1 chromosome 5, ASM3666991v2, whole genome shotgun sequence window:
- the LOC131772770 gene encoding mRNA turnover protein 4 homolog, producing the protein MPKSKRNRAVSLTKAKKKGLELKTGLVKEIQECVDNYAFMYVFSVENMRNSKLKEVRNEWKHSRFFFGKNKVMTIALGREKETEYKENLHKIANKLKGQCGLMFTNQAKEDVVRWFNDYSELDYARSGNEATDDVTIDAGPLDQFQHSMEPQLRQLGLNTTLKKGIITLQTDFQICKEGDTLTPEQARLLKLFGNPQAEFHISLLCMWSQSGIFEELT; encoded by the exons ATGCCAAAATCTAAACGAAATAGGGCAG TTTCATTGaccaaagcaaagaaaaagggTTTGGAGCTAAAAACAGGACTGGTGAAGGAG ATCCAAGAATGCGTGGACAATTATGCCTTCATGTACGTATTCTCTGTGGAAAATATGAGAAATAGTAAACTTAAGGAAGTGAGAAACGAATGGAAACATAGCAG gtttttctttggaaagaaTAAAGTCATGACCATTGCCCTTGGCagagaaaaggaaacagaaTATAAGGAAAACTTACATAAGATAGCTAAT AAATTAAAAGGACAATGTGGATTGATGTTTACAAATCAAGCTAAAGAAGATGTAGTGAG ATGGTTTAACGACTACAGTGAACTGGATTATGCCAGGTCAGGCAATGAAGCAACAGATGATGTCACAATAGATGCAG gTCCACTGGATCAGTTTCAGCACTCGATGGAACCACAACTTAGACAGCTTGGACTTAATACAACTCTTAAAAAAG GTATCATAACACTTCAAACCGATTTCCAAATCTGCAAAGAAGGTGACACTCTAACCCCAGAACAGGCCAGACTCTTG AAACTCTTTGGAAACCCACAAGCTGAATTTCACATCAGTCTCCTTTGCATGTGGTCCCAGAGTGGAATATTTGAAGAGCTCACTTAG